TCcagaaaaaattcttgaatatgtatgttatattttttaatgggcattttttagataaaattgaaatgtacaGGTATCCCAAAATTGAGATACCATatttaaattgacattttaaaataagaacCCCCTTTAAACGAAAATAATGGAGACGTGAAACAAAACTTTCCGCGATTTTCGCGTGTTTTTAAGGGTTTTCTAGTGCCGTGTTTTACTATAACGTGCTAAATCACGTAAATAGGTGTCGTGTGCACTGTACAAAGTAATATTTCTTTGCGGGGTAAGTCCGTTTATCGTTGACAACCCGCATAcgtaacataacctaacttttcgTTCGGGCTGGTTGATCGGCATTTATTTTTCAGGCGAAATGAGCTCAGAAAGTTCAACCCCTAAGCCCTCGGCGGCATCCACACCGCAAGCCAGACCGTCCGGAGGCGAGGACTTCATAGAAGTCCGCCACCGTAGATACCGACAAAGACCGTGTGGGGCCGAATTAAAAAGGAGAAAGAAGGAGAGGGATAGGATTCTCGCTTCTGAAAACCTGAAACCAGGCCACAGCCGGGCCCCTCATAAGCCTCCCAGGGGGGCTAGGACCAACCAACCACTGCAAAGTGGTAGGAAAGATGTCCGCACCCAGGGACAGGCGAGGGCGCAACCCGAGCAGCAGCGATTCGCCACCTCTACCGAACCCTCACTCAGAGAATCGAAGAGGAAGTGGCAGGAATCCGCCCTGGATAAATCGGCTCAACAGGGCCCCAAAAAAGGCTTCAAGGACGCGCTGTTGTCGCACCTTAAAGTTGCCGTTATTAACAGCCAAAATCAGCTGGGTAAACTCAGCGAGACTGAGGCCGGACATGTCAAATACGAGCTGACGAACGCTTTGTTTAAAGTAATTACTCAGCTCGACCCTAAACAACAAACGCCGATACCAACGTTTACATCGATGGTCTATGCAGGCCAGATCTTAAAGGTCGCCTGCAATGATGACCACTCTTTAACGTGGTTGAAGGCTGCAGTACCGCTGATACCACCCCTAGAGGGCGTAGTACTAAGCGTTGTCAGGGAAGTTGATCTTCCTACCCTTTCAAGAATCCAAGTTTGGATTCCCGATACTGATGTGGATGTAAACACCAGGGAACAGACACTTCAGATTCTAGCGGCCCAAAATAGACACCTAGATGTCGTCAACTGGTGCCTCTTTCGCTACGAAGTGAGGACAGACCCTGTGGGTCGCCTCATTGTCTTCGGGGCAGGGAAGAACGACGCCGAATGGCTTAAAATCCATGAAGGTAGAATCTGCTACCTTTTCAACACCTTAAAGGCCCGCGTTGGCAGATTAAAAGACCCTGAGCAGGGTGTTGGAGCAGCCGCGGAGGGAGAGACGGCAGAGCGGATGGAAACAGCTGATGTTCCAACCGCTGAGGAAGATGAGAACACTCTCGTCAACCTAGACGTCGATCCCAAAATCCCGGCTTCGAGCAAGGTGTTGGAGGAGTCCATCCCAGATACACCTCCGCTCAGAACAGCATCAGCTGATCAACTCGCCTCTTCGAAATGAACGAAAAAGGTGATGTATACAAGGTAGGTGACGAATTAAGGGTGCTACAGTGCAACCTACATCGTAGAAGGTCAGCAAGTGCCACCCTTTGTCGCCACCTTGATATGATGATTAACACTATCGCGCTGATCCAAGAACCTTGGGTTTTAAAATGCAAGGTCTGCGGTTTCAGTGGTTTAAGCGGTTCTATTTTTTAGCTGCCCTGCCACTAATAAGGTCAGAACTGTCATTTACGTACCAAAAGACGCAAACGCTCACCTGTTGCCTCAGCACACAGGAAGAGCCGTTACGTCGATTAGAGTACGGTGTACCATCAACCGAAAGGTTAAGGAAATAACGGTGGCATCAGTTTACCTCCCGTATGAAGACCAGTCTCCATCTCAAGGATTGGAAAGACTGGCCGAGAACGGAAGGGAAGATAACTGGAATCTTGTCATCGGATGTGACTCTAATGCACATTCAACTGCCTGGGGCAGTGCTGATGGTAATGGAAGAGGTAAGTCCCTTCttgaattcatttttgagCCGCTAACTGATTGACCTTTATAACCGCTAAAGGTCAATCAGTTAATGACATCACACTCGCTTCGATGGGTATCTCGTCCTCGATTCACAATTGGACGGTATTTCAATGTCGGACCATAGATGAATCACTTTCGATCTAGGTACCATAAAGATTGGAAAGAACCTAAAGCGTAACCTCAGAAGGGCGGATGTGGACGCGTTCAGATCTTTACTAACTGGGTGTTTGAGCGATATTGGGTTACGTAAGCCAACTGAAAGCTTTGAAGTTGAGGAGTACCTAAATACTATTAGTGATTCCTTAATTAAAGCTTATAAAAAGGCCTGTCCCCTCCGATCAGAGGCCGTCTCTGGGCGTGCTACCATTTGGTGGTGTCCTGAGCTCGGCAAGCTCAAAAAGGAGGCAAGAACAGCCTTTAATAGAgctaaaaactcaaaattagaCTCCGACTGGAAACtttataaaggaaaattaGTGGAGTTCAAAAAAAGCGTTCGTCATAGAAAACGAGAAACGTGGAGGAAATTTTGTGAGGAAGTTTCCTCCTACAGCGAAGTTTCTCGGCTAAATCGTGTTCTGGCTTCAGAGCCTGAACGACGAATTTGCTTACTAAAAAAGGCTCACGGTTCTTATACTGACAACCTTTTGGAGAGTCTTCATCTATTAATGGAGGTGCATTTTTCAGGTTCCGGAAGTTCCGTGTGCTTACAACAGGAAACCAACCATGAACCTACTGCAGATGATTGGATTTCAGCTGAAGAGATCTGCAGGGAGGAAAAAATACCATCAACAGTTTCTCTCCGTTCAAAACACTAGGACCAGACGGTATTATACCTGCCCTTTTACAATGAGGCTTGGAGGATTCACCTAGTGGAAATCTTCCAGGCATCTCTGGCGCTGAGGTCACAGTGAACTTCATACCAAAACCGAGTAAGCTTGATTATTTCACACAGAAATCGTTTAGACCAATCAGTCTCTCctcatttcttttgaaaaccCTGGAAAGACTGTGTGATCGCTACATTAGAGATTTCTATCTCCCAACTAAACCAGTAAATTCTAATCAACACGCTTACACTCAGGGCAAGTCCACACTAACGGCTTTTCACTCGGTAACCAACTTTGTTGGTGGAGCGCTGGACCTAAAGGAGTCCGCCCTGGGTGTTTTCATAGATACAGAGGGAGCTTTtgacaaaacaactttttctgGTATTAACGATGCCTTGTTAGAGCATAATGTTTCACCGACTTTTTGTGGTTAGATTGAGAACACTCTTAAACATAGGATAGTTAAGTTTAGGGCTGGCGATGTCAGTCTCCAAGGAGGAGTTACTCGAGGCTGTCCACAAGGGGGTGTACTATCCCCACTTTTGTGGAATCTCACCCTGGATAGCCTCTTGAAACGCCTCACTGAAGCCAACTTTCCTATAGTTGGTTACGCAGATGATTTAACCATTATCGTCAAAGGCAAGTACATAAACGTGCTTTTTGATAGGATGCAGTAGCTCTCAAATTGATAGAGTCTTGGTGTGACGAACAAAGACTCTCTGTGAATCCTAAGAAGGCAGAGTTGATTCTTTTGACACGGATGAGGAAGTTTGGCAAGCCCAGAATGCCATCCCTTGCTAATACTCCATTGGTTTTGTCAAAACAAGTCAAATATCTGGGCATCACACCTGACAATAAAATGGCATGGTGAACTTACCTAACtaatagagtaaaaaaagcgTACGTTGCATTCGGTCAATGCCGGAGGGCTATAGGTAAGACATGGGTTTGTCACCCAAAAATGTCCTCTGGATTTATACGGCTGTAATTCGACCTATGCTTACATATGGTGCTGTAGTATGGTGATCAAAGACCTTACAATCTACATCCACTGCTGCACTTAATAAAGTACAGAGACTTGCGTGTTtgtatgttacaggtgcgctgcggactacccccactgcagccatggaaaacatgttGAACCTAATGCCACTTCATTTGTTCATTCAAGAGGTGGCACTGGTGACCATGATTCGACTGCGGGCGGCAGGAATTCTAATGAGTGAGAGAGATAGTAAGAATGCCATTCTCTGGAAGAAAATGGTGGATTACTCACCAATTCTGGATTGTAAAACGTACTTCACACCcctacaacacatttttacgaagaaatatctcacccacccaagttccacagaagtagaggtaaaaaacagcCTTAAAATCCACACTGATGGTTCAAGCAGACGGGAAGTAACTGGAGCCGGAATCTTCTCGTACGATCTCCGACTCCACGTATCTGAACCTGTAGGTAAAAGTACCACCGTCATACAGGCGGAGTTAATCGCCATACAACTTGCCGCTGACGTTGTTGTCAGATCCAACTTGGAAGATAAGACTTTCACAATTTACACTGACAGTAGACAAgctattttagaagaaaattataatcaatttattttttgtacttttttactggtttattattcttaaattcAGCTTAACATGTTTCAAATAACGTCATCTTCAGAAGCgtcgttaatttaaaaaacttgagTTCAAAAAACACGTGTACattcaacattttataaagatatttctatttcttttccTTCTCacaatattattgaattaatggtgattatatattaaaacttcgtaagaaatatttaaaatttaacagattaatacattaaattataaagtaaAGTTACATCGAACGGACATTACAAgtcatttattatatatatattatttatatattttagccctgagtaaaataacaattacctCAGGACTTGTTATGGGTTGTCATCTGACATTGGAGAAGGCCGCGGTGCATAACTGTGTTATACTTCAATGGACAAAAGGACACTCGACTTGTTCAGGTAACAGGCACGCTGATAGGCTTGTCAAAAGGGCTGCCAAGCGAGCGCCCTGTACTGCCCCACTCTgcaagacctcagaatgagagaCTTCAGAGAGGAATGGCCGAGCACGGATGGcatcaggaacacacctctgagctgcatcctagccttcggaaattgcttaggctggttgatgtagccAGAGAGAGTGCAGGAGGATGTACAAGGGGCCCGTTGGGACCTAGGTGCTGTATGCGGAAACATACCTTCTCCTTTCCTACATACATAAAGGAACGTAGTGACGCTAAAGAAAGTTTGTGTCATCAAGCAAAAAAGATGAAGATTATTTCAGATAAAAACAACCCCTGACTATTGATAATTACTATAAACTGGGAATAAGGCATGGTATAATTACACAACTATATGCAAGGTCCCACTTTAGTGTTTGTGATGGAAAACTTATATCTTCTGATGAAGTTCCAAGGAGATATATCTCAGTCAACCGTTACAGAACaaggattaaaaattttaaaagatgtgcTTGTACAAAAAACtgcgaaacaaaaaaatttttgtgcaaaaagaataatttgtTGTGTAATTCTGTGTCATGGAAGTGGTCCATgtacaaataaataacatatttatttctcttattattttttgtttttatgtattttaaataacatagtTTATTGCCAACATtctatttgtatttattatttatattttaggtattaaaaaaataaaaattatttttcaaccaTTAACTACGTTATTTTACAGAATAACTAGGTATTTGTATAGAATAAATagctaaataaaaaatgtattttataatttaactaATGTTAATCGGTTAAACGCTTTAACGGTAACATATattctactttatttttgttttttttttctgtatattataatttttttatttttgattaacgGTTGGTTAGAACAGACTAAAGTCTGGAACCCGCCTTTCGTGcccttttgtttttaattcatgtattttttttaacatgtaGAATCTTATGGAACACAATAaagttcattattattattatttgaaattgataGCTGGTTTTATTTGGATCCAACGAGCAATAATCGAGAAATAATCGTCGAATGGTAAACATTTCTTGAAGGGGCATTCCCATAGTTTGTAGGCATATATCCAACGATGGATGTTAAAggttaaattatataaaaatgtagcAGCTGAGACATTTTGCAACAGCGTAGTCGATGCGTTGACTTATGCTGTGCACTAAAGTTGCCGGAATTTGAAGATGTGGaagaaataatacatttttgtcTTCTAATCAATAGTTTGTGGCAAGAGTTAATTACAATAATGTAAAACAAATACAGGTggtttaaaataatgttaaatatttataggggTAGTACTACAGTCGAAAATAAGtcgaaaagtgttaataaacatGGGTCCGGAAAGCAACCGTCTTCAAGatacaaaatgttaaaatttgttgggactctacgttttttcttttaaactataacTACTACAGATTTGATACTTGGCAAATCGATACAGTATGAAACTGTCTCTTTTTAGAGAGTGGTATGATGTTTCCATTACTTCCGGTTGAACCGgaagtgaaaataaataccactatttttcagaaaattcaaaaatgttattcaaCAATTGGTTAGATAGCTTAATTCTGAACAAcattaattcgaaaaaaatttagaaaagttcAATTGACACAATATAATACTAAGACTTTTGGtttttgtaagtttcacaaatcGATGCAGTATAAAACTGTCTCTTTTTGAGAGCAGTATGATACTTCCGTTGCTTCCAATTGGAATAAGTTATTCCCTTACAAAACGTTATGTCGAGTGTACGGCCATTAGTTACCAAAATTTTGCCATTACAAGGAGTAGGCTTTGACTTACATATATAATCTGCTAAGATacattaatttgacgttttattCAAATTACGAAATAACCAAACACCAGTAATTTGACTTTGCAACGACATTTAATGAAATCGTTTTGTTTCAATCACTTTTTCATCGTCTAAAAGAAACTGGATCGTTTGAAAAAAGGTCCTATAATATCGGACGGCAGAGATCCGTATGTACACCGGAAATAGAggaacaaacaaattttaaa
This region of Onthophagus taurus isolate NC chromosome 3, IU_Otau_3.0, whole genome shotgun sequence genomic DNA includes:
- the LOC111416266 gene encoding uncharacterized protein, encoding MSSESSTPKPSAASTPQARPSGGEDFIEVRHRRYRQRPCGAELKRRKKERDRILASENLKPGHSRAPHKPPRGARTNQPLQSGRKDVRTQGQARAQPEQQRFATSTEPSLRESKRKWQESALDKSAQQGPKKGFKDALLSHLKVAVINSQNQLGKLSETEAGHVKYELTNALFKVITQLDPKQQTPIPTFTSMVYAGQILKVACNDDHSLTWLKAAVPLIPPLEGVVLSVVREVDLPTLSRIQVWIPDTDVDVNTREQTLQILAAQNRHLDVVNWCLFRYEVRTDPVGRLIVFGAGKNDAEWLKIHEGRICYLFNTLKARVGRLKDPEQGVGAAAEGETAERMETADVPTAEEDENTLVNLDVDPKIPASSKVLEESIPDTPPLRTASADQLASSK